In one window of Epinephelus fuscoguttatus linkage group LG20, E.fuscoguttatus.final_Chr_v1 DNA:
- the bub3 gene encoding mitotic checkpoint protein BUB3 isoform X1, translating into MTGSNEYKLNQGPEDSISAVKFSPSTAQFLLVSSWDCTVRLYDVGGNTMRMKYQHTAPVLDCAFYDPTHSWSGGLDAQLKTHDLNTDQDTIVGTHDAPIRCVEYCPEVNVMVTGSWDRSVRLWDPRTPCNAGTFTQPEKVYTLSVAGDRLIVGTAGRRVLVWDLRNMGYVQQRRESSLKYQTRCIRAFPNKQGYVLSSIEGRVAVEYLDPSQEVQKKKYAFKCHRLKEEGIEHVYPVNAISFHSIHNTFATGGSDGFVNIWDPFNKKRLCQFHRYPTSIASLAFNNDGTMLAIAASYMHEKGDISHPEDAIFIRQVTDAETKPKST; encoded by the exons ATGACAGGCTCGAACGAGTACAAGCTAAACCAGGGACCAGAGGACAGCATCTCTGCTGTCAAGTTCAGCCCCAGCACAGCCCAGTTCCTGCTGGTCTCCTCCTGGGACTGCACCGTCCGTCTCTATGATGTTGGAGGGAACACTATGCGGATGAAGTACCAGCACACAGCTCCAGTTCTTGACTGTGCTTTTTAT gACCCGACACATTCTTGGAGCGGAGGTTTAGATGCACAATTAAAAACTCACGATTTGAACACAGACCAAG ATACAATAGTTGGAACACACGATGCCCCCATTCGTTGTGTGGAATACTGCCCAGAAGTTAATGTCATGGTAACAGGTAGCTGGGACAGATCGGTTCGGCTGTGGGACCCAAGGACACCCTGTAATGCTGGCACCTTTACTCAGCCTGAAAAG GTGTACACTCTCTCTGTGGCTGGAGATAGGTTGATCGTTGGCACAGCTGGAAGACGAGTCCTGGTGTGGGATTTGAGGAACATGGGCTACGTACAGCAAAGAAGAGAGTCCAGTCTCAAGTACCAGACTCGCTGCATTAGAGCCTTCCCCAACAAACAG GGTTACGTCTTGAGTTCAATCGAGGGACGTGTAGCTGTGGAGTACCTGGACCCGAGCCAAGAGGTTCAGAAGAAGAAGTATGCCTTCAAATGCCACAGGCTGAAGGAGGAGGGAATCGAGCATGTTTACCCTGTCAATGCCATCTCATTTCACAGTATTCATAACACCTTTGCCACAG GTGGCTCAGACGGCTTTGTGAACATCTGGGACCCGTTCAACAAGAAGCGCCTGTGTCAGTTCCACAGGTACCCGACCAGCATCGCCTCACTGGCCTTCAACAACGACGGCACCATGCTCGCAATCGCCGCCTCGTACATGCACGAGAAGGGCGACATCAGCCACCCAGAGGACGCCATCTTCATCCGCCAAGTCACAGATGCCGAGACAAAACCCAA ATCAACCTGA
- the hmx3b gene encoding homeobox protein HMX3-B — protein sequence MADSDAQETRQPAKDSPFSIKNLLNIEDKPTKPKTFLGSSKGVFEGSFFSRLGDLSFPRFELPTQRIGLSAQYLERASTWWYPYTLGTHLRTGGSEKANLREASPTPDRRSPDLPKSDQDAKEESADDDIALDDSDSEEPKKEIDQEDDWRRKTDELDSERKPCRKKKTRTVFSRSQVFQLESTFDIKRYLSSSERAGLAASLHLTETQVKIWFQNRRNKWKRQLAAELEAANLSHAAAQRIVRVPILYHENGAPETAGGPAANSPGSQSLLAFPHHMYYSHPVPLLRPV from the exons ATGGCAGACTCTGATGCGCAAGAGACTCGCCAACCCGCAAAGGACTCGCCGTTCTCCATCAAGAACCTGCTGAACATCGAAGACAAACCCACGAAGCCGAAAACGTTCCTCGGCTCATCCAAAGGAGTGTTTGAGGGCAGCTTCTTCTCTCGGCTCGGTGACTTGTCTTTCCCTCGGTTTGAGTTGCCCACACAGAGAATTGGACTATCGGCGCAGTATTTGGAGAGAGCGTCTACCTGGTGGTACCCATACACACTCGGGACTCATCTGAGGACTGGAG GGTCTGAGAAGGCCAACCTAAGGGAAGCATCACCGACTCCGGACAGGCGCTCCCCGGATCTCCCAAAAAGTGACCAAGATGCCAAAGAGGAAAGCGCCGACGACGACATCGCGCTGGATGACAGTGACTCTGAGGAGCCAAAGAAAGAAATAGACCAGGAGGATGACTGGAGGCGGAAAACGGACGAGCTGGACTCCGAGAGGAAGCCGTGTCGGAAGAAGAAGACGCGCACGGTGTTTTCCAGGAGTCAGGTCTTCCAGCTGGAGTCCACCTTCGACATCAAGCGCTACCTGAGCAGCTCGGAGCGGGCAGGCCTGGCCGCGTCCCTGCACCTGACGGAGACGCAGGTGAAGATCTGGTTTCAGAACCGGAGGAATAAGTGGAAACGGCAGCTGGCCGCGGAGCTGGAGGCGGCCAACCTGAGCCACGCGGCGGCGCAGAGGATTGTGCGGGTTCCGATACTTTACCACGAGAACGGAGCCCCGGAAACGGCCGGGGGCCCCGCTGCAAACTCACCGGGCAGCCAGTCGCTCCTGGCTTTCCCCCATCACATGTACTATTCCCACCCGGTCCCACTGCTGAGGCCTGTTTAA
- the bub3 gene encoding mitotic checkpoint protein BUB3 isoform X2, with translation MTGSNEYKLNQGPEDSISAVKFSPSTAQFLLVSSWDCTVRLYDVGGNTMRMKYQHTAPVLDCAFYDPTHSWSGGLDAQLKTHDLNTDQDTIVGTHDAPIRCVEYCPEVNVMVTGSWDRSVRLWDPRTPCNAGTFTQPEKVYTLSVAGDRLIVGTAGRRVLVWDLRNMGYVQQRRESSLKYQTRCIRAFPNKQGYVLSSIEGRVAVEYLDPSQEVQKKKYAFKCHRLKEEGIEHVYPVNAISFHSIHNTFATGGSDGFVNIWDPFNKKRLCQFHRYPTSIASLAFNNDGTMLAIAASYMHEKGDISHPEDAIFIRQVTDAETKPK, from the exons ATGACAGGCTCGAACGAGTACAAGCTAAACCAGGGACCAGAGGACAGCATCTCTGCTGTCAAGTTCAGCCCCAGCACAGCCCAGTTCCTGCTGGTCTCCTCCTGGGACTGCACCGTCCGTCTCTATGATGTTGGAGGGAACACTATGCGGATGAAGTACCAGCACACAGCTCCAGTTCTTGACTGTGCTTTTTAT gACCCGACACATTCTTGGAGCGGAGGTTTAGATGCACAATTAAAAACTCACGATTTGAACACAGACCAAG ATACAATAGTTGGAACACACGATGCCCCCATTCGTTGTGTGGAATACTGCCCAGAAGTTAATGTCATGGTAACAGGTAGCTGGGACAGATCGGTTCGGCTGTGGGACCCAAGGACACCCTGTAATGCTGGCACCTTTACTCAGCCTGAAAAG GTGTACACTCTCTCTGTGGCTGGAGATAGGTTGATCGTTGGCACAGCTGGAAGACGAGTCCTGGTGTGGGATTTGAGGAACATGGGCTACGTACAGCAAAGAAGAGAGTCCAGTCTCAAGTACCAGACTCGCTGCATTAGAGCCTTCCCCAACAAACAG GGTTACGTCTTGAGTTCAATCGAGGGACGTGTAGCTGTGGAGTACCTGGACCCGAGCCAAGAGGTTCAGAAGAAGAAGTATGCCTTCAAATGCCACAGGCTGAAGGAGGAGGGAATCGAGCATGTTTACCCTGTCAATGCCATCTCATTTCACAGTATTCATAACACCTTTGCCACAG GTGGCTCAGACGGCTTTGTGAACATCTGGGACCCGTTCAACAAGAAGCGCCTGTGTCAGTTCCACAGGTACCCGACCAGCATCGCCTCACTGGCCTTCAACAACGACGGCACCATGCTCGCAATCGCCGCCTCGTACATGCACGAGAAGGGCGACATCAGCCACCCAGAGGACGCCATCTTCATCCGCCAAGTCACAGATGCCGAGACAAAACCCAAGTGA